A portion of the Calliphora vicina chromosome 5, idCalVici1.1, whole genome shotgun sequence genome contains these proteins:
- the RYa gene encoding probable WRKY transcription factor protein 1: MVDAKSLCHLTILLLSFCFMVVKCSLEPTDQFIDNPTDTKQDALTLHKRPSFFVGSRYGRSGSSSSSGSSLYATSKTRRLNVVPRNDRFFLSSRYGKRAEISTGTQLSNKPIPQQQQQQQQQQQQQQLDDVLQQQSSSLPPYAYMSCVYTGLQNYYRCNSINSMFYFKNAGINDDENEVLSTDATGAALLTDDNDDDDNDVDDDDKK; encoded by the exons atggTTGATGCGAAATCCTTGTGTCACTTGACAATTTTATTGCTGTCATTCTGTTTTATGGTGGTTAAATGCAGTTTAGAGCCCACAGATCAATTTATTGATAATCCCACAGATACAAAACAAG ATGCGTTAACATTGCACAAACGACCATCATTCTTTGTTGGCAGTCGTTATGGCAGATCTGGTTCATCTTCATCGTCAGGTTCATCATTGTATGCCACCTCAAAGACACGTCGCTTAAATGTTGTACCACGCAACGATAGATTTTTCTTGAGTTCACGTTACGGCAAAAGAGCGG AAATCTCAACCGGTACACAATTGAGCAATAAGCCCAtaccacaacaacagcaacaacaacaacagcagcagcaacaacaacagttaGATGATGTGTTACAGCAACAATCATCATCCCTACCACCCTACGCCTACATGTCATGCGTTTATACCggattacaaaattattaccgTTGTAACAGCAT TAattcaatgttttattttaaaaatgctggAATTAACGATGACGAAAATGAAGTACTCTCCACTGATGCTACTGGTGCTGCTCTGCTTACTGACGACAATGATGATGACGataatgatgttgatgatgacgaTAAAAAGTAA
- the LOC135961373 gene encoding uncharacterized protein LOC135961373, producing the protein MSLPNGFINSYEYFQQVNEFLKKNSWIYREANTGFVKAGTLNQMPQEYKDYFTEINTEELNKFPYVHEPLTHLNVESLNNFRHKLAELIPLAAYNEPQDVEKPIKMENLKKMNVKKQHEIQRLATVVKETLKLNEDEHQNEEQEKYVLIDFGSGLGYLSEMLYKLNRNLLILGLEADTYRVEAAEKRVKTYMPTAINSIQYRQQFITESSKDFIVKTVEEVFKLNYQHVAPQIATNVVIIGLHACADLTITSLKLFLQLPEVQHLIIMPCCYHKLQVCDDTATTTAAALKFRNFPLSESLKQVLLDNEDNVTDKANYAECNDDFTTYLNRPFLRLACQQTLKRWNKCSPTEHHVHGSEMFLRAVAESIKLKDEELEFIVVKRKEEKIELNSLTAEQLQSFETFSRLYSLKSKTTNEFVVWSAQHRKKFCELIEKYPNGGKLAEGLTCLQTSMQKLCENLVLYDRLCYMEETALKMDLKIKVRYEKIMDEELSPRCYVLIADKL; encoded by the exons ATGTCTCTTCCAAATGGTTTCATCAACTCATATGAATATTTTCAACAAGTTAacgaatttcttaaaaaaaattcatggatTTACAGAGAAGCCAACACGGGTTTCGTAAAAGCCGGCACATTAAATCAAATGCCACAAGAGTACAAAGATTACTTTACAGAAATTAATACCGAAGAACTAAATAAATTTCCTTACGTACATGAGCCACTAACCCATTTGAATGTTGAAAGCTTAAACAACTTTCGCCACAAGTTAGCAGAACTAATACCTCTGGCAGCCTACAACGAACCACAAGATGTGGAAAAGccaattaaaatggaaaatcttAAGAAGATGAATGTTAAAAAGCAACATGAAATACAAAGACTGGCAACAGTGGTTAAAGAAACTTTGAAATTAAATGAAGATGAGCATCAGAATGAAGAGCAAGAGAAATATGTGCTAATAGATTTTGGTTCTGGTTTGGGTTATTTAAGCGAGATGTTATATAAACTAAATAGAAACCTCTTAATTTTGGGCTTAGAAGCTGATACATATCGTGTGGAAGCGGCAGAGAAACGTGTAAAAACATATATGCCAACTGCCATCAACTCTATCCAATATAGACAACAATTTATAACAGAGAGTTCAAAAGATTTCATTGTTAAAACAGTAGAGgaagtttttaaattgaattatcaACATGTAGCACCACAAATAGCCACAAATGTGGTTATAATTGGTTTACATGCATGTGCTGATTTAACTATAACCTCCCTGAAACTCTTCCTACAACTACCGGAAGTACAGCATCTAATCATTATGCCATGTTGTTATCACAAGTTACAGGTGTGTGATGATACTGctactactactgctgctgCTTTAAAGTTTAGAAATTTTCCTTTAAGCGAAAGTCTTAAACAAGTGCTCTTAGACAATGAAGACAATGTCACTGACAAGGCTAATTATGCTGAATGTAATGATGATTTTACAACGTATTTAAATAGACCCTTTCTACGTTTAGCCTGCCAACAGACTTTAAAACGTTGGAACAAATGTTCCCCCACGGAGCATCATGTGCATGGCAGTGAGATGTTTTTAAGAGCTGTAGCAGAATCGATAAAACTGAAGGATGAAGAGCTGgaatttattgttgttaaacgtaaagaagaaaaaattgaattaaattctcTGACTGCTGAGCAATTGCAGAGTTTTGAAACTTTTAGTCGTCTGTATAGTTTGAAAAGTAAGACAACAAATGAATTTGTAGTCTGGTCAGCACAACATCGTAAGAAATTTTGTGAATTGATAGAAAAATATCCTAATGGTGGTAAATTGGCAGAGGGTTTGACCTGTCTGCAAACATCTATGCAg AAACTTTGCGAAAACCTGGTGCTCTATGATCGTCTATGTTATATGGAGGAGACAGCCTTAAAAATGGATTTAAAAATCAAGGTTCGTTATGAAAAAATAATGGATGAGGAATTGTCTCCACGTTGTTATGTGTTAATTGCTGACAAATTATAA